The genomic DNA GCGAAAACGCAGAATCGACGCTCGAGGACGTCCTCGACGCCCACGAGCTGGATGTCGACTTGGACGACGTGTAGTCCGACATCGCGATCGGCTCAGGGATGCGGCTCGAAGTAGGCCGCGAGCTCCGGGCCGAACTCATCGAGCAGGGCTGTGACCTCCTCGCCGACCAGCACGTCGTACCCATCCTCGAGTGCGGTTTCGACGTGTGCCCCGAGCCCGACGTCGAAGAGGCGGTCGCTCTCGAGGAACGATCGGGCGGTGGTGAACTCGCGATCGCGCTCGGTGACGTACCGGTCGCCGTCGATGAAGGGACCGTAGGCGTCGGGATCGTCAGCATAGGCGTCGTAGAATCCCTCGGCGTGGTCGCGGACGTGGACCGGCGGTCCCTCGTGGCGCTCGATCGCAGGCCGTTCGCTGACCGCGAGCTCGGCGAAGACGACGGCGGTTCCGTCGGCCATCGTCGTCGCCCGAAAGACGTCGAACCCGCGCTCGTCCAGTCCCCGTGTGATTCCCTCGAGGGACTTCTGAAGCTGCGGATAGAGCTGATCCTCGACGAGAGCCGGTGCCTCGAACCGGACGGTGACGGGAGTCGTCCCGCGCCGCTCGAGGTGCTCGCGCAGTTCCGCGCCGGTCAGCGGGTCGGGTTCCTCGGATTCGAACAGCTCGAGCCGGGGGTTCCGGAGGAACGCGCGGGCGTAGTGCTGGAAGCGGGCGACGTTCGCTTCCGCGCAGACCGCCGCGACGTTGCGTTCGGGATCGGTGGGGTCGATGACGACCAGCGGATCGTCGAACGGGAGGTCGAGGTCGGCGTTGCCGCCGGCCACGTCTCGAGACGGCGTTGCCGTCTCGTGCGCCCGGCCGTGCCCCTCGGGATCGAGTTCGACCGGCGGCTGCCAGTCTGCCGCGGCCTCGAGCAACGGTCGAAACCCGCCGTACTCGCAGACGAGCAGTTCAGTCAGGAACCCGCTGAACCCTCGCGTCCGGAGATCGCTGCCGTACACGCCGATTCCCTTGAGGAACTGCTTGGTGACCCGAACGGCTGCGGCGAGCTCGTCGTCGAGTCGCCGCTCGAGGTACCGCGTGTGGAACGGCGTCCGATCGACCGCCGAGCGGATCTCGGTGGCCGACTCGAGCCGAAAGCAGGGGACGACGTCGACGTCGAACCCCTCGACTTCGCCTTTGACGTAGGGGTGTTCGGCGTACTCCTCGTGCCCCTCGGGAAGGGTCGCGTGGCCGACCTCGAGACCGTACTCTTCGAGGGTCTCCCGGTCGAGTTCCGGCGGGAATCGAACGAACACGTCGATATCGCGGTCGCCGCTGATCCACGTGTCCCTGGCCGTGGAGCCGACCTGCAGGACGTCGGCGCCGTCACAGCGGTCGGTCGCCGCGGTCTCGGCCCGCTCGATCAGCCGGTCGGCCACGTCCCGGAGCCGTGCCCGTTCGTCTTCGTCCGGGTCGACGCGATCGCGGATCTCGGCGACGACTCGCTCGAGGTCGCGATCCCCGTCTCGATCCTCGCGCTCGTCGCAGTCGACGTCCTCCTCGCTCATCGCCCGCATCTACTCGAGCGGTGCGTGAAAGGGTATCGAACCGCGGGAAGCGAAAACGAAAGCCCTATCAAATCAACCCGGCTATCACAGGATGAGCCGAAGTAGCTCAGATGGTAGAGCACCTCGCTGTTAACGAGGTTGTCCCAGGTTCGAGTCCTGGCTTCGGCGCTTCTCCGTCCGCATCGGATCCCCGAGTCACTGCCCCCCCGATAGCGGATCGTTTTCGCGTCGAATCGCACGCCTGCGTCGACAGAGAAACGCTGTGAACCCGCTGGTGGAGCGCGCCTCGCAGATCCGGTTCAGTAGCAGCGGTGGACCGCCCTCGACGGGTCGTCCGCCCGGTCGGGCGAGGGATTATCATCCTCCGGGAGCGAGGGACGTCTATGACTAGCGACAGTGACGACCGCCGGAGCACCGACGATCACGGCCACGACATCATCGACCCGCTCTTCGTCGGGATCGTAACCGTCTCGAGTTCGCGCGCGGCCAAAGACGACCCCGACGATCCGGGCGGAGACACCATCCAAGACTGTTTCGAGGCCGAGGACCACGTGGTTCGGGAACGGCTGCTGGTCCGTGACGACTACTCGGCGATCCGGACCGCCGTTCGGAGCCTGGTCGCGCGTCGAGATATCGACGTAGTGTGTACCACTGGCGGCACCGGCGTCACCGTCGACGACGTCTCCCCCGAGGCGACGGCATCGCTGTTCGAGCGCGAACTACCGGGCTTTGGCGAACGCTTCCGGTCGCTCTCGTGGGACGAGGTCGGAACGCGAGCGATAGCCTCCCGTGCGACCGCAGGGATCGCCGTCGATACACCGGTCTTCTGCCTCCCCGGGAGCCAAAGCGCCTGTGAGACCGCCTGTACGGAACTGATCGTTCCCGAAGCGCCCCACCTCGCGGGACTAGCCACGCGCCACCGCACCGGAACGACCGACCGAACGCTCGCGGAGTATCAGGGCGAGTAGCCGGTTCGACGCCGCCCACAGTACGGTGCCTCCCCGAGGCGGCTGCCAACCGTATTGCGGATCACGTCCCGGTTCCGGAACCCGAGCGAACTGATCGTGACCGAGGCACTAGCCGGACCGACGCGACCGGCCGCCGGCCGTCTCGAGCCGCTGCTGCGAGCAGTCAACTCGCCTGAACCAGCCTTTATTGAACGCAAGCGCGTATCGCCGACTGCTATGTGCCACCACTTCAAATCCATCACCGAACTCGACGCCGAGGAACGCGAGGACGTCCTCGACTCGCACAGTCGGGCGGAACTCGAGGCCGAACTGAGCGACGACGAACTCGAGGCGCTGACCGCGTAGACTCCGATCGTTTTCTTCCGAGCGAAACAGACAG from Natrinema salaciae includes the following:
- the cca gene encoding CCA tRNA nucleotidyltransferase, with amino-acid sequence MSEEDVDCDEREDRDGDRDLERVVAEIRDRVDPDEDERARLRDVADRLIERAETAATDRCDGADVLQVGSTARDTWISGDRDIDVFVRFPPELDRETLEEYGLEVGHATLPEGHEEYAEHPYVKGEVEGFDVDVVPCFRLESATEIRSAVDRTPFHTRYLERRLDDELAAAVRVTKQFLKGIGVYGSDLRTRGFSGFLTELLVCEYGGFRPLLEAAADWQPPVELDPEGHGRAHETATPSRDVAGGNADLDLPFDDPLVVIDPTDPERNVAAVCAEANVARFQHYARAFLRNPRLELFESEEPDPLTGAELREHLERRGTTPVTVRFEAPALVEDQLYPQLQKSLEGITRGLDERGFDVFRATTMADGTAVVFAELAVSERPAIERHEGPPVHVRDHAEGFYDAYADDPDAYGPFIDGDRYVTERDREFTTARSFLESDRLFDVGLGAHVETALEDGYDVLVGEEVTALLDEFGPELAAYFEPHP
- a CDS encoding MogA/MoaB family molybdenum cofactor biosynthesis protein; protein product: MTSDSDDRRSTDDHGHDIIDPLFVGIVTVSSSRAAKDDPDDPGGDTIQDCFEAEDHVVRERLLVRDDYSAIRTAVRSLVARRDIDVVCTTGGTGVTVDDVSPEATASLFERELPGFGERFRSLSWDEVGTRAIASRATAGIAVDTPVFCLPGSQSACETACTELIVPEAPHLAGLATRHRTGTTDRTLAEYQGE